A genomic stretch from uncultured Pseudodesulfovibrio sp. includes:
- a CDS encoding FAD-linked oxidase C-terminal domain-containing protein, which produces MTKDAIVKEFEAVAGADNVMTSETDRHAYSYDAAVLDSVMPALVVRPETSEALGAVTKLCNDNGLPLTVRGAGTNLSGGTIPHPGGIVVLTNGLNRILEINEEDMYAVVEPGVVTAKFAAEVAKRGLFYPPDPGSQTVSTLGGNVAENAGGLRGLKYGVTKDYVMGVDFWDVNGELIKSGSRTVKCVTGYNLAGLMVASEGTLGVFDKIILKLIPPVKAAKSMMAIFPSMKAASETVAAIIANKIVPATLEMMDNFTIRTVENFRGAGLPVDAAALLLIEVDGHPAQVEDEAAMVEKICKANGATELKVAKDAAERDAVWQARRDALPALAKLKPTCVLEDATVPRSKIPAMIQALEDISKKLDLTIGTFGHAGDGNLHPTILTDKRDKKEWERVEKGIDMIFDKALSMGGTLSGEHGIGLAKSKYLELETSRGTLEYARRMKSVLDPKGILNPDKIVGPRS; this is translated from the coding sequence ATGACCAAAGATGCCATTGTCAAAGAGTTCGAAGCCGTAGCCGGTGCCGACAACGTTATGACCAGCGAGACTGACCGTCACGCCTATTCCTATGACGCCGCCGTGCTTGACTCTGTCATGCCCGCATTGGTGGTCCGCCCCGAGACGAGCGAAGCTCTTGGAGCCGTCACCAAATTGTGCAACGACAACGGCCTGCCTCTCACCGTTCGCGGTGCCGGCACCAACCTTTCCGGTGGAACTATCCCGCATCCCGGCGGTATCGTGGTCCTGACCAATGGTCTGAACCGCATTCTCGAAATCAATGAAGAAGACATGTACGCCGTGGTCGAGCCTGGTGTCGTTACTGCCAAATTCGCAGCAGAAGTCGCCAAACGCGGCCTGTTCTATCCCCCGGACCCGGGCAGCCAGACCGTCTCCACCCTCGGCGGAAACGTTGCTGAGAACGCCGGTGGCCTTCGCGGTCTCAAGTACGGTGTGACCAAGGACTACGTCATGGGCGTAGACTTTTGGGACGTGAACGGCGAATTGATTAAATCCGGCTCCCGCACTGTCAAATGCGTCACCGGGTATAATCTCGCTGGTTTGATGGTCGCTTCCGAAGGTACTTTGGGTGTATTCGACAAGATCATTCTCAAACTCATTCCGCCTGTTAAAGCCGCAAAGTCCATGATGGCGATCTTCCCCTCCATGAAGGCCGCTTCCGAAACCGTTGCCGCCATTATCGCCAACAAGATCGTTCCTGCAACCCTCGAAATGATGGACAACTTCACCATCCGCACAGTTGAGAACTTCCGTGGCGCAGGACTGCCTGTCGACGCCGCAGCCCTGTTGCTTATCGAAGTAGACGGTCACCCCGCACAGGTGGAAGACGAAGCCGCCATGGTCGAAAAAATCTGCAAGGCCAATGGGGCCACTGAACTCAAAGTTGCCAAAGACGCCGCTGAACGCGACGCAGTCTGGCAGGCCCGCCGCGATGCTCTGCCCGCGCTGGCCAAGCTCAAGCCGACGTGTGTTCTGGAAGACGCCACTGTACCGCGCTCCAAGATTCCGGCAATGATTCAGGCTCTGGAAGACATTTCCAAGAAGCTTGACCTGACCATCGGTACGTTCGGTCACGCCGGAGACGGAAACCTGCATCCCACCATCCTGACCGACAAACGTGACAAGAAGGAATGGGAACGCGTGGAAAAGGGCATCGACATGATCTTCGACAAAGCCCTCTCCATGGGCGGAACGTTGTCCGGTGAACATGGTATCGGCTTGGCGAAATCCAAATATCTGGAGTTGGAAACTTCTCGTGGCACGCTGGAATACGCTCGTCGCATGAAGTCCGTCCTCGACCCCAAGGGCATCCTCAACCCCGACAAGATTGTCGGTCCCAGGTCCTAA